From Ptychodera flava strain L36383 chromosome 2, AS_Pfla_20210202, whole genome shotgun sequence, the proteins below share one genomic window:
- the LOC139113981 gene encoding uncharacterized protein translates to MEFFKAIDTTKGIINSGAYLAYHTTDGQTSYGKMIQGVRLKGAAGHQDVCQVFQMLPCTPMRYDHFNCSVIKMTDNILFIPIEKIILRKVCIQHCCEYTTCRMLRGKYQHEPLYRYYRVNRFFLSEDL, encoded by the exons ATGGAATTCTTTAAGGCAATTGACACAACAAAAGGAATTATAAACTCTGGTGCATACTTGGCATATCATACCACAGATGGACAG aCCTCCTATGGAAAAATGATTCAAGGTGTGAGATTAAAGGGTGCAGCTGGTCACCAGGATGTCTGTCAAGTATTTCAGATGCTTCCGTGCACACCAATGAGATATGACCATTTTAACTGCAGCGTCATAAAAATGAcagacaatattttatttataccaattgagaaaattattttgagaAAAGTGTGTATCCAACATTGTTGTGAATACACAACTTGCAGAATGCTCAGAGGAAAATACCAGCATGAGCCTTTGTATAGATACTATCGAGTAAACAGATTTTTCCTTTCAGAAGATTTGTGA
- the LOC139113961 gene encoding uncharacterized protein: MPLSITCETILDNTFQDCAKAKILDMLQDAVPDLTSTMAILQKLISFCKIKIGEWRQEEARKILCVEETKQKYKKMTTEELTADLCSNKMAVPTTRIQTCVALRGNFKEKRHQTGKDSGLLFKLGTKLLAGNLIYK, from the exons ATGCCATTGTCCATCACTTGCGAAACTATACTTGACAACACCTTCCAGGACTGTGCCAAGGCAAAAATATTG GATATGCTGCAGGATGCAGTACCAGATCTTACAAGTACAATGGCTATTCTACAAAAattaatatcattttgtaaaataaagaTTGGTGAATGGAGGCAAGAGGAAGCAAGGAAG attCTATGTGtagaagaaacaaaacaaaaatacaagaaGATGACAACCGAAGAATTAACAGCCGACTTATGTAGCAATAAGATGGCTGTACCAACTACCAGGATACAAACTTGCGTTGCATTGCG AGGAAATTTCAAAGAGAAGAGGCACCAGACAGGAAAGGATTCTGGTCtgcttttcaaacttggtacgaAGCTGTTGGCAGGAAACTTGATCTACAAGTAG
- the LOC139113971 gene encoding A-kinase-interacting protein 1-like: MTCHDHPEERWMSCVLCRSERQGLKTLQKAMERKIKWPEPKHYRGSPIQDPAVYTTIDDAFSCVLQFMSTASRQCKRYYKSSPTASHNTHDCLHCSRFHTKKYSEVQRKNPLQLAEDVHVVVAPGTYAVTAGSWGTPRQQTHVVHVNQGQSVDLNFVM, encoded by the exons GAGGAACGATGGATGAGCTGTGTGCTGTGTAGATCAGAGAGACAAGGCTTGAAGACACTGCAGAAAGCTATGGAAAGAAAAATCAAATGGCCCGAACCCAAACACTACAGGGGATCACCTATACAG GATCCAGCTGTTTATACAACTATAGACGATGCTTTTTCTTGTGTACTGCAGTTCATGTCAACGGCTTCCAGACAGTGTAAG AGATACTACAAGAGCAGTCCAACAGCCTCACACAACACACATGACTGTCTTCATTGTTCAAGATTTCACACAAAGAAATACTCAGAAGTCCAGAGGAAAAACCCA TTGCAGCTTGCTGAGGATGTGCACGTTGTAGTAGCACCTGGTACCTACGCAGTCACAGCGGGTAGCTGGGGAACGCCACGGCAACAGACACATGTCGTCCATGTAAATCAGGGTCAGAGTGTGGACTTGAACTTTGTCATGTAG